ATGATGGCTCAACGCCAACTGCcaggtaaaataaaatatctatgATGATAATGCAGTAACGCTACTCATGTTTGTTCTTCCTGCCTGCACGTTTCCCTGTATTAGGTATACCTCAGATAAAGATTTCTATATCTTCTTGTAGATATCCTGTAATGACCCGAGCTCTGATGAAAGCAGGCCGTCCCAtattcttttctctttgtGAATGGTAATGATCTTGTTtgttaaaattcaaaaatcatgtaattgttttcttttttgttagtAATCCCtaattgttcttgttttttagGGGAGATATGCACCCTGCTCTATGGGGTGCTAAAGTAGGAAATAGTTGGAGAACTACTAAAGACATTTCTGATACATGGGAAAGGTAGAAAAGTGTGCTACCAATGAACTCTCAAATTGGTCTTCTATATGGGTCACACATAATacttttcttgcatttccctTGGCAGTATGGTCTCTAGAGCAGACATGAACGAAATTTATGCTGAATTTGCCAGACCCGGTGGTTGGAATGGTTAGTATTCTAATGCAACTATGCTTTACCTATACTGTCGTTTAGGCACATTGTTGATGTTTCAGTAAGAGATTTATCTGCTGAATTTCAACAGATCCCGACATGCTTGAAGTGGGGAACGGAGGAATGACAAAAGATGAATATGTAGTCCATTTTAGCATATGGGCCATTTCTAAGGTACCATAAgcattttctcttctcttaCATGATATGTGCAGTTTAAGGTCATcggtttggtaatgcataagCCATGCTGCAGGCTCCCCTTCTTCTTGGTTGTGATGTGAGGAATATCACAAAAGAGACAATGGAGATCGTTGCAAATAAAGAAGTTATCTCTGTAAACCAAGGTAACTAACTACAACCTTCAGATAGACACTTGTTTTCCTTCCTGGTGACTGAACGAGTTTGCATTAATAGAACCCAGAATTGTAAATTTGTGTTGATTAACTGTAACAGATCCACTTGGTGTGCAAGCCAAAAAGGTCAGAATGGAAGGAGATCTTGAGGTAAAACTGAAAATGCCAGCAATCTCTTCTGATATATGTAGGCTGCTGTTATGCTTCCGTAAGAATTCTGTCACTGTCTGTGAGATTGATCGACTCTCAATTTTACGTACTTTGAACAGGTTTGGGCTGGTCCGCTCTCAGGCTACAGAGTAGCTTTACTCCTTGTCAACCAAGGCCCTTCGCGAACTTCCATTACAGCTAACTGGGATGATGTTGGAATCCCCACAAACAGTGTTGTTGAAGCAAGAGACCTTTGGGAGGTATAACCTATAATTATATGGTCTAACATAAGGCCTTAATTAGCATTCTTTCTCAGTTCTTCCTACTCCGTTGCAGCCGTATTGTATTGTGAGATATTTACTGATATGTCTCTGTCATGCAGCACAAGACATTGAAGGCACGATTTGTTGGAAACTTGACAGCCACCGTGGGCTCTCATGCATGCAAAATGTATGTTTTGAAGCCAATCTCGTAACCATGAGTTTAGTTGGATTGGAATGTTGATGTTGCTGTTGATCTGTCGACCGCCCAACTATACATCTAATGTCACGCTCATGGTTTACTATCCATGAGTTCCTATTTGGCATTTTACCAAAACTTGATTTCCAATTAATAAGAATCTGGAGGAGGCAAGGCTCCTCTTCTCCACTGATTTATGTGTATCTTCCCATTTTCTGGTGGATGGGCATAAGGAATGAGTAAATCTTATGCAGTATgatctttttctattttgagtCTATGACC
The window above is part of the Prunus dulcis chromosome 1, ALMONDv2, whole genome shotgun sequence genome. Proteins encoded here:
- the LOC117635349 gene encoding alpha-galactosidase 1-like: MLNMRKKDADGAVVPTTTIVMALMLCSFISPPMLMGVSASQRTRMMVPETQEQHRRNLLANGLAVTPPMGWNSWNHFNCKIDEKIIKATADALISTGLSKLGYTYINIDDCWAEIARDDKGNLAPKKSTFPSGIKSLADYVHSKGLKLGIYSDAGYFTCSKTMPGSLGHEEQDANTFAAWGIDYLKYDNCNNDGSTPTARYPVMTRALMKAGRPIFFSLCEWGDMHPALWGAKVGNSWRTTKDISDTWESMVSRADMNEIYAEFARPGGWNDPDMLEVGNGGMTKDEYVVHFSIWAISKAPLLLGCDVRNITKETMEIVANKEVISVNQDPLGVQAKKVRMEGDLEVWAGPLSGYRVALLLVNQGPSRTSITANWDDVGIPTNSVVEARDLWEHKTLKARFVGNLTATVGSHACKMYVLKPIS